In Capsicum annuum cultivar UCD-10X-F1 chromosome 7, UCD10Xv1.1, whole genome shotgun sequence, one genomic interval encodes:
- the LOC107854256 gene encoding autophagy-related protein 18b isoform X2 codes for MANQPILFASFNQDNSCFAIGTRGGFKIFDCNTGRLLYERAAGAFIIVEMLFSSSLLAIVGAGEQPSLSPRRLCLFNTVTGVALEELNFLTSILAVRMNKKRLIVILQEKTFIYDINSLKILDTIDTVPNPKGLCAFSPSLDGSFLALPASTTKGSLLVYNVSDLCLHCEIDAHRSPLAVLSLSSGGTHIATASEQGTMVRVHLVADATKSYSFRRGSYPSNIFSLSFAPAEERPDILLATSSSGSVHVFSLGSPPHQRSSGLLGSIKVPHTVSDALDPAQHCILHRAVPAGLRSTTLIRKIEKFDETATPEHVVLRATISMITYGGYFLEYVYNVNHQNKSSWTLEREFNLLTAETSSVS; via the exons ATGGCAAATCAACCAATTCTTTTTGCTTCCTTCAATCAAGACAACAG TTGCTTTGCAATTGGAACAAGGGGAGGTTTCAAAATCTTTGATTGTAATACTGGAAGACTCCTTTATGAGAGAG CTGCTGGAGCATTTATTATAGTAGAAATGTTGTTTAGCTCGAGCCTTCTCGCAATTGTTGGAGCTGGTGAACAG CCGTCTTTGTCCCCTCGAAGACTCTGTTTGTTCAATACCGTGACCGGAGTAGCTCTTGAGGAACTAAACTTCTTAACTTCTATCCTTGCTGTTCGCATGAATAAGAAAAG ATTGATTGTCATACTGCAGGAGAAGACATTTATTTACGATATAAACAGTCTTAAGATACTGGACACAATTGATACGGTGCCGAATCCAAAAG gaCTTTGTGCATTTTCACCCAGCTTGGATGGTTCATTTTTGGCTCTTCCAGCAAGTACAACCAAAGGATCTTTGTTAGTCTATAATGTTTCCGACCTCTGTTTGCACTGTGAG ATAGATGCTCATCGCTCACCATTGGCTGTCTTGAGTCTTTCTTCGGGTGGAACTCACATTGCAACAGCATCGGAACAAGGGACCATGGTCAGAGTTCATCTTGTTGCAGACGCAACCAAG TCATATAGCTTCAGGAGAGGATCTTACCCTTCAAATATCTTTTCTTTGTCATTCGCGCCAGCGGAAGAACGTCCAGATATTCTTCTTGCAACTAGTTCTTCTGGTTCTGTTCATGTTTTCTCTTTGGGTTCACCCCCACATCAAAG GTCTTCTGGTCTTCTAGGATCAATAAAAGTACCTCATACGGTTAGCGATGCCTTGGATCCCGCTCAGCATTGCATACTGCATCGTGCTGTTCCGGCAGGACTGAGAAG TACTACGTTGATCCGCAAAATAGAGAAATTTGACGAGACAGCAACGCCTGAACATGTAGTACTAAG AGCCACCATATCTATGATCACCTACGGTGGATACTTCTTAGAGTACGTCTACAACGTCAACCATCAGAACAAGTCTTCATGGACTTTGGAACGAGAGTTCAATCTTTTAACTGCAGAAACATCCTCGGTATCATGA
- the LOC107854211 gene encoding eukaryotic peptide chain release factor subunit 1-2-like — MKWVNNSEVAAGSADFKTELSQSNVFDRRLKGKILKVVDVSNGGEDGFNQAIKLSAEKLGNVKFMQEIHIIGKYFEEISRDSGKYVVGLDDTLKVLETGAVETLIVWENLDLTRRSLWILSSNQPTSVIPVQRWSKNPAVMYVDSGLTQARMWSRQMNDLHDEMKSLVYLSNMKVTFIHQVAR, encoded by the exons atgaagtgggttaaCAACTCTGAGGTTGCAG CCGGATCAGCTGACTTTAAGACGGAGCTTAGTCAGTCGAATGTGTTTGATCGTCGACTTAAAGGGAAGATATTAAAGGTCGTTGATGTTTCGAATGGAGGTGAAGATGGTTTCAATCAAGCTATTAAGTTGTCTGCTGAGAAACTGGGGAATGTCAAGTTTATGCAAGAGATTCATATCATAGGCAAGTATTTCGAGGAGATCAGTCGTGATAGTGGGAAGTATGTTGTCGGGCTTGATGATACCTTGAAAGTACTCGAAACAGGCGCTGTTGAGACCCTTATCGTGTGGGAAAATCTCGATCTTACCAG aagaagttTATGGATTCTGAGTAGCAATCAACCAACTTCAGTAATTCCGGTTCAGCGATGGAGCAAGAATCCTGCCGTGATGTACGTGGACTCGGGCCTGACTCAGGCGCGGATGTGGTCTCGTCAG ATGAACGACCTGCACGATGAAATGAAGTCTCTCGTCTATCTGAGCAATATGAAGGTCACATTCATCCATCAAGTGGCTCGTTAG
- the LOC107854251 gene encoding probable LRR receptor-like serine/threonine-protein kinase At4g30520, translated as MACIFLVFLSLFLFCPTFCLSYEARNPEVEALIGIRRSLDDPKGALSNWDEDSVDPCSWAMITCSSENLVTALGAPSQGLSGVLSGMISNLTNLKQVLLQNNNISGHIPRELGKLPNLETLDLSNNHFSGHVPEFLGQLSSLQYLRLNNNSLSGAIPISLARVPHLAFLDLSFNNLSGPILKFPTRTFNVVGNPLICGNHSAETCFGSVNPMPLSFDIDSTGKRSSKRLAIAMGLSISFISLFVLGFGFIFWKRNQNRKQSILNINDMQEEDLVRLGNLRSFTFKELQRATNNFSSKNILGAGGFGNVYRGKLGDGSLVAVKRLKDISGTAGESQFRTELELISLAVHRNLLRLIGYCATPNERLLVYPYMSNGSVASRLRGKPALDWNTRKRIAIGAARGLLYLHEQCDPKIIHRDVKAANVLLDDYCEAVVGDFGLAKLLDHADSHVTTAVRGTVGHIAPEYLSTGQSSEKTDVFGFGILLLELITGMRALELGKTVNQKGAVLEWVKKMQQEKNVEALIDRELGSNYDRIDVGEMLQVAILCTQYLPAHRPKMSEVVRMLEGDGLAEKWAASHNYDNGSNTTNNISKTTHTKHSMVPFDYDDNDHDHDHLTMYGMMDDDYDTHAMELSGPR; from the exons ATGGCTTGCATTTTCTTGGTTTTTCTGTCTTTGTTTCTGTTTTGTCCTACTTTTTGTTTGTCATATGAAGCTAGGAATCCTGAAg TGGAAGCTTTGATAGGTATAAGGAGAAGTTTGGATGATCCAAAAGGAGCTTTAAGTAATTGGGATGAAGATTCTGTTGATCCTTGTAGTTGGGCTATGATTACTTGTTCTTCTGAAAATCTTGTTACTGCACT AGGAGCTCCGAGTCAAGGTTTATCTGGGGTTTTGTCTGGGATGATATCAAATCTAACAAACCTTAAACAAGT TTTATTGCAAAACAACAACATTTCTGGGCATATTCCAAGAGAGCTAGGAAAGCTTCCCAATCTTGAAACGTTGGATCTGTCGAATAACCATTTCTCTGGTCATGTACCCGAATTTTTGGGTCAGTTGAGCAGTCTTCAATATCT GAGGTTGAACAACAACAGCTTGTCTGGTGCTATTCCTATTTCTTTAGCAAGGGTCCCTCACCTTGCTTTCTT GGACTTGTCGTTCAATAATCTGAGTGGACCTATTCTGAAATTTCCTACCAGAACTTTCAA TGTCGTGGGTAACCCTTTGATATGTGGAAATCACTCCGCTGAGACTTGCTTTGGATCGGTGAATCCGATGCCCCTTTCTTTCGACATTGATTCCACTG GTAAGCGCAGCTCGAAAAGACTAGCCATTGCAATGGGACTTAGTATCAGCTTCATCTCTCTTTTCGTCTTAGGATTCGGTTTCATATTTTGGAAGAGGAACCAAAACCGGAAACAGTCTATTCTGAACATTAATG ATATGCAAGAAGAGGATCTAGTTAGACTAGGAAATCTCAGAAGCTTCACATTTAAAGAACTTCAACGTGCGACGAACAATTTCAGCTCCAAGAACATTCTTGGTGCCGGAGGATTTGGCAATGTTTACCGTGGAAAGTTGGGGGATGGCTCGTTGGTCGCGGTGAAACGATTGAAAGATATTAGTGGAACTGCTGGAGAATCACAGTTTCGGACGGAATTGGAGCTAATTAGCTTGGCAGTACATAGAAATCTTCTCAGGTTAATTGGTTACTGCGCTACCCCGAACGAAAGACTTCTCGTGTATCCTTACATGTCTAATGGCAGTGTGGCTTCAAGACTTAGAG GAAAACCGGCACTAGATTGGAATACTAGGAAGAGGATTGCAATTGGAGCTGCAAGAGGTCTACTTTATCTCCACGAGCAATGTGATCCGAAGATAATCCACAGAGATGTGAAGGCGGCAAACGTCTTATTAGATGACTATTGTGAAGCTGTTGTCGGGGATTTCGGCCTTGCAAAGCTCCTCGATCACGCTGACTCTCATGTTACCACAGCTGTTCGTGGAACAGTCGGCCACATTGCGCCTGAGTACCTTTCCACCGGTCAATCATCCGAGAAAACGGATGTGTTTGGATTTGGTATCCTCTTGTTAGAGCTTATAACCGGGATGAGAGCTCTCGAATTGGGAAAAACAGTAAACCAGAAAGGAGCAGTACTTGAATGG GTTAAGAAAATGCAGCAGGAGAAGAACGTTGAAGCGCTCATCGACAGAGAGCTTGGAAGCAACTACGACAGGATCGACGTAGGGGAGATGCTACAAGTAGCCATACTCTGCACTCAATACCTACCGGCTCATCGTCCCAAGATGTCCGAGGTGGTTCGGATGCTCGAAGGTGACGGCTTAGCCGAAAAATGGGCTGCATCACACAACTATGACAATGGCTCAAACACAACTAACAACATAAGTAAAACAACTCATACTAAACATTCTATGGTCCCTTTTGATTATGATGAcaatgatcatgatcatgatcatttGACCATGTATGGTATGATGGATGATGACTATGATACACATGCCATGGAGCTTTCAGGGCCAAGATAA
- the LOC107854256 gene encoding autophagy-related protein 18b isoform X1, with amino-acid sequence MFLLAILLFVLSRWSIGNHPSTSSDVVVWTAYTLPPIPLCGSTLAAGAFIIVEMLFSSSLLAIVGAGEQPSLSPRRLCLFNTVTGVALEELNFLTSILAVRMNKKRLIVILQEKTFIYDINSLKILDTIDTVPNPKGLCAFSPSLDGSFLALPASTTKGSLLVYNVSDLCLHCEIDAHRSPLAVLSLSSGGTHIATASEQGTMVRVHLVADATKSYSFRRGSYPSNIFSLSFAPAEERPDILLATSSSGSVHVFSLGSPPHQRSSGLLGSIKVPHTVSDALDPAQHCILHRAVPAGLRSTTLIRKIEKFDETATPEHVVLRATISMITYGGYFLEYVYNVNHQNKSSWTLEREFNLLTAETSSVS; translated from the exons ATGTTTTTGTTGGCTATACTGTTATTTGTCCTGAGCCGCTGGTCTATCGGAAACCACCCTTCTACTTCATCTGacgtagtggtatggactgcgtacactttacccccGATTCCACTTTGTGGgagtacactgg CTGCTGGAGCATTTATTATAGTAGAAATGTTGTTTAGCTCGAGCCTTCTCGCAATTGTTGGAGCTGGTGAACAG CCGTCTTTGTCCCCTCGAAGACTCTGTTTGTTCAATACCGTGACCGGAGTAGCTCTTGAGGAACTAAACTTCTTAACTTCTATCCTTGCTGTTCGCATGAATAAGAAAAG ATTGATTGTCATACTGCAGGAGAAGACATTTATTTACGATATAAACAGTCTTAAGATACTGGACACAATTGATACGGTGCCGAATCCAAAAG gaCTTTGTGCATTTTCACCCAGCTTGGATGGTTCATTTTTGGCTCTTCCAGCAAGTACAACCAAAGGATCTTTGTTAGTCTATAATGTTTCCGACCTCTGTTTGCACTGTGAG ATAGATGCTCATCGCTCACCATTGGCTGTCTTGAGTCTTTCTTCGGGTGGAACTCACATTGCAACAGCATCGGAACAAGGGACCATGGTCAGAGTTCATCTTGTTGCAGACGCAACCAAG TCATATAGCTTCAGGAGAGGATCTTACCCTTCAAATATCTTTTCTTTGTCATTCGCGCCAGCGGAAGAACGTCCAGATATTCTTCTTGCAACTAGTTCTTCTGGTTCTGTTCATGTTTTCTCTTTGGGTTCACCCCCACATCAAAG GTCTTCTGGTCTTCTAGGATCAATAAAAGTACCTCATACGGTTAGCGATGCCTTGGATCCCGCTCAGCATTGCATACTGCATCGTGCTGTTCCGGCAGGACTGAGAAG TACTACGTTGATCCGCAAAATAGAGAAATTTGACGAGACAGCAACGCCTGAACATGTAGTACTAAG AGCCACCATATCTATGATCACCTACGGTGGATACTTCTTAGAGTACGTCTACAACGTCAACCATCAGAACAAGTCTTCATGGACTTTGGAACGAGAGTTCAATCTTTTAACTGCAGAAACATCCTCGGTATCATGA